A region from the Benincasa hispida cultivar B227 chromosome 12, ASM972705v1, whole genome shotgun sequence genome encodes:
- the LOC120067783 gene encoding 11S globulin subunit beta-like: MIPSTTYSVTTAAVHLSPPFLHRPPINSPPPSSPFLTLTPLTNHISLSITMARSSLLVFLCLLVFINGCLSQTDQFPWSWGFQGSEQRQQHRFHSPKACRLENLRAQEPARRIEAEAGCTELWDPNNEEFQCAGVNMVRHTIRPRGLLLPGFTNAPKLIFVVQGSGIRSVAIPGCPETYQTDLRRSQSAGSSFRDQHQKIREFREGDLLVVPAGVSHWMYNRGQSDLILIVFVDTRNVANQIDPFARKFYLAGRPEMMQRGAGEWEGRSRRGSAGEKSGNIFSGFADEFLEEAFQVDSGLVRRLKGEDDERDRIVQVDQDFDVLMPERDDQERSRGRYIESESENGFEETVCTLRLKHAIGRSEHADVFNPRGGRISTANFNNLPFLRQVRLSAERGVLYSNAISAPHYTVNAHTVAYVTRGSARVQVVDNYGQLVFDGEVREGQVLMVPQNFVVMTRASDRGFEWIAFKTNDNAITNLLAGRVSQMRLLPVGVLSNMYRISREEAQRLKYGQPEMRIFSPGRSQGRRE, encoded by the exons ATGATTCCCTCCACCACGTATTCTGTTACCACCGCCGCCGTCCATTTGTCACCACCGTTCCTCCACCGCCCGCCTATAAATTCTCCGCCACCTTCTTCTCCCTTCCTCACACTCACACCACTAACCAACCACATCTCCCTCTCCATCACCATGGCTCGCTCTTCCCTTCTTGTTTTCTTATGTCTACTAGTTTTCATCAATGGCTGCCTCTCTCAAACTGACCAATTCCCCTGGAGTTGGGGATTCCAAGGCAGTGAACAAAGGCAGCAGCACCGATTCCACTCTCCCAAAGCCTGCCGTCTCGAGAATCTCAGAGCTCAAGAGCCCGCTCGCCGTATTGAGGCGGAGGCTGGCTGCACCGAACTATGGGACCCGAACAACGAGGAGTTCCAGTGCGCCGGAGTAAATATGGTCCGCCATACAATCCGCCCTAGAGGTCTGCTTCTACCTGGATTCACTAATGCTCCTAAACTTATTTTCGTCGTTCAAGGCTCTGGCATTCGCAGCGTCGCTATTCCTGGCTGTCCCGAGACTTACCAAACCGATTTACGAAGATCGCAATCGGCTGGATCCTCGTTCAGAGACCAGCATCAGAAGATCCGCGAGTTCAGAGAAGGCGATCTCCTCGTCGTCCCGGCCGGAGTTTCTCACTGGATGTATAATCGTGGACAGTCTGATCTCATCTTGATCGTGTTCGTTGACACACGTAATGTCGCCAATCAAATCGATCCATTCGCCAGA AAATTTTACCTCGCCGGAAGGCCAGAGATGATGCAAAGAGGCGCAGGGGAATGGGAAGGAAGAAGCCGTAGAGGATCTGCGGGCGAGAAATCAGGCAATATCTTCAGTGGATTTGCAGATGAATTTTTGGAAGAAGCTTTCCAAGTAGACAGTGGATTGGTTAGGCGGCTGAAGGGAGAAGACGACGAGAGGGACAGAATCGTGCAAGTCGATCAAGATTTCGATGTGCTGATGCCGGAGAGAGACGATCAAGAGAGATCAAGAGGAAGATACATCGAATCGGAATCGGAAAATGGCTTCGAAGAAACCGTATGCACACTCCGATTGAAGCATGCCATTGGTCGGTCTGAACACGCCGACGTGTTCAACCCACGCGGCGGTCGCATCTCCACCGCCAACTTCAATAACCTTCCCTTCCTCCGTCAAGTCCGCCTCAGCGCCGAACGAGGAGTCCTCTACAGC AATGCGATTTCGGCACCGCATTACACAGTGAACGCGCACACTGTGGCGTACGTTACCAGAGGCAGCGCGAGAGTGCAGGTGGTGGACAACTACGGGCAGTTGGTGTTCGACGGCGAGGTCCGAGAAGGACAGGTACTGATGGTTCCACAGAACTTCGTGGTGATGACACGAGCAAGCGACAGAGGATTCGAGTGGATTGCATTCAAGACGAACGACAACGCAATTACGAACTTACTGGCAGGACGAGTTTCACAGATGAGGTTGCTTCCGGTGGGAGTTCTGTCGAACATGTACCGGATTTCAAGGGAGGAGGCGCAGCGGCTCAAGTATGGGCAACCGGAGATGAGGATTTTCAGTCCAGGAAGGTCGCAGGGAAGAAGAGAGTGA